Proteins co-encoded in one Haladaptatus sp. ZSTT2 genomic window:
- a CDS encoding adenylosuccinate synthase → MTVTIVGSQLGDEGKGGVVDLWGDNADIVARYQGGDNAGHTVVHDGEEYKLSLVPSGAVRGKIGVLGNGCVVNPETLFSEIDALAERGLSPDVRVAERAHVILPYHKVLDGIEETAKSDSDLDAGTTGRGIGPTYEDKAGRRGIRIGDLLDPEVLRERLEYVVPQKRALAEDVFGVEVGDEFDVDALFEQYKRFGERLAEGEMTVNAGEFLTNAIKDGKNVMFEGAQGTSIDIDHGIYPYVTSSNPTSGGAAVGTGVAPTIVGKGDVVGIVKSYLSRVGTGPLPTELDGDMKPLADQIREKGGEFGTVTGRPRRIGWLDMPMLRHAERASGFTGLAINHIDVLAGLGDLKVGHSYTLDGEEIFTVPPTTEQWARCEPTYKEFEGWEDVDWTAVAEDGWDAIPDNAQTYLEYISDELDTDIFAVGMGPDRDQTVILENPLE, encoded by the coding sequence ATGACCGTAACCATCGTCGGTTCGCAGCTCGGCGACGAGGGCAAAGGCGGCGTCGTCGACCTCTGGGGCGACAATGCCGACATCGTTGCCCGCTACCAGGGCGGCGACAACGCAGGCCACACCGTCGTCCACGACGGCGAAGAATACAAACTCTCGCTCGTTCCGAGCGGGGCCGTCCGGGGCAAAATCGGCGTCCTCGGCAACGGCTGTGTCGTGAATCCAGAAACCCTGTTCTCGGAGATTGACGCGCTCGCAGAGCGCGGCCTCTCGCCGGACGTGCGCGTCGCAGAGCGCGCCCACGTCATCCTCCCGTACCACAAAGTGCTAGACGGCATCGAGGAGACGGCAAAGTCCGACTCCGACTTGGACGCCGGTACCACGGGCCGCGGCATCGGCCCGACCTACGAGGACAAAGCCGGTCGCCGCGGCATTCGCATCGGCGACCTGCTCGACCCCGAAGTCCTCCGCGAGCGTCTCGAATACGTCGTTCCCCAAAAACGCGCCCTCGCAGAAGACGTGTTCGGCGTCGAAGTCGGCGACGAGTTCGACGTTGACGCCCTCTTCGAGCAGTACAAACGCTTCGGCGAGCGCCTCGCAGAAGGCGAAATGACCGTGAACGCAGGCGAGTTCCTCACGAACGCCATCAAAGACGGGAAGAACGTCATGTTTGAGGGCGCACAGGGCACCTCCATCGACATCGACCACGGTATCTACCCGTACGTCACCTCCTCGAACCCAACCTCCGGCGGCGCGGCCGTCGGCACGGGCGTTGCCCCCACGATTGTCGGCAAAGGCGACGTCGTCGGAATCGTCAAATCCTACCTCTCCCGGGTCGGCACGGGACCACTCCCGACCGAACTCGACGGCGACATGAAACCGCTCGCAGACCAGATCCGAGAGAAAGGCGGCGAGTTCGGCACTGTCACCGGCCGCCCACGCCGCATTGGCTGGCTCGACATGCCGATGCTCCGCCACGCAGAGCGCGCGAGCGGCTTTACCGGCCTCGCCATCAACCACATCGACGTGCTCGCCGGACTCGGCGACCTGAAAGTCGGCCACTCCTACACCCTCGACGGAGAAGAAATCTTCACCGTCCCACCGACCACCGAACAGTGGGCGCGCTGTGAGCCGACCTACAAGGAGTTCGAAGGCTGGGAGGACGTTGACTGGACCGCCGTCGCAGAAGACGGCTGGGACGCGATCCCGGACAACGCCCAAACGTACCTCGAATACATCAGCGACGAACTCGACACCGACATCTTCGCCGTCGGCATGGGTCCAGACCGTGACCAGACGGTCATCTTAGAGAACCCGCTCGAATAG
- a CDS encoding methytransferase partner Trm112, whose translation MKESLMDILCCPMDKSDLELEVDERDDDEVLSGTLVCTECGETFPIEDGIPNLLPPDMREDIAA comes from the coding sequence ATGAAGGAATCGCTGATGGACATTCTCTGCTGTCCGATGGACAAGAGCGACCTCGAACTAGAGGTTGACGAACGCGACGACGACGAAGTCCTCTCCGGGACGCTCGTCTGCACCGAGTGTGGCGAGACGTTCCCCATCGAGGACGGCATCCCCAACCTCCTCCCGCCGGACATGCGGGAGGACATTGCAGCCTGA